Below is a genomic region from Candidatus Hydrogenedentota bacterium.
TTGAAGGGCTTTGAAGTGAAGGTTCAAAAGATCACCGACCGCCACGTCGATCGGGCCCACGAGCTCCAAGCGAAGAAAGACGCCGAGCTCATGGAAATCTAAGCGCCGGCATGCCCACGCTCTTGCAGGCGGCCCAGCGCGCCGGCCTCGACCTTGATCAGTTGCC
It encodes:
- a CDS encoding ribosome recycling factor, coding for LKGFEVKVQKITDRHVDRAHELQAKKDAELMEI